In the Mesorhizobium sp. M1D.F.Ca.ET.043.01.1.1 genome, GCTCGGGGCGGTTGCTTGCAGGAGCGCTTTGAAATCCTCCGTGCCGAGGCCGGGCAGGCGTAGCGTCTGTCGAAGCCTTTCGGCCATCGAGAGTATCTGATCGATACGGTGGGTGTCGGTATCAAGTGCGGCAAATCCGATCGGCTTCCCAGATAGGATGTTGGCTTCGACAGTGGCCCGGCGGTCCTGCATCAGGCGCAACAGCAGCAAGTCGTGCTGAGGATCGGCTACCCCCTCTGTGACATAGCCTTGAAGCAGCTTCTGGACTTTGCGTTTGCCCAACTGACTGTTTGGCCAGAATGCAGAAGCGGCCTGCTGCCATTGCTGCTCTATGTCCTCCACCCGTATGCGCGCAACGGCAGCCTCGTCATAGCGGGCCGACAGGTCCTTGCGAGACTTGCGATAGTCTCCGATTGCCTCATTGAGAGTGGCGAGGGCTCCCCGCAACTGGGCGAAATCTCGATCAAAGACAATGCTGACGTCATAGCCGGCACTGTCCTGGAGTGCCGCTGCTAGTTTTCGCAGCGCTTCGAGCTCCGCTTTTGACGCGTCGCCTTTGGCGCGCAGGCCGATGCTCACCAGGAAGGCGTCGAGTGCGGTCGCTAGAACCTCGGACGCATTCTTGAGGGTCTTTGCCCCTTCGAGCAAATTGTCCTGCCAGCCTGACGTCCACTCGGTGACATCTATAAGACGCAAGACCGACCGCATCTCCACCGACTGAAATGCGAGACCTGTTTCGGCGGCAATATGCTCCAGCGCCAGCCGGTTTGCCTCGTCATGGGAATCGCGCGATGGCCAGGACAATCTCGGAGCGTGCTGCCGCTTGTTCTTGAGAGCGATGCCGAGCGCCAGATAAGGCGTCAGACCATTGACATGGTGCCGATGCAGCGCTTCGACATAGGCATTCAGTTCGTCGCGACGGACGCGAAGCCGCTCGTTGATCGCAATCCACTCCGCTGCGTCCACGCGCACGCCGCTTTCCCAGCTGATCCTGAGCTGGGTGAGAAAGTTGCGTCGGTCCGCCTTGCTGGAATGGAGTTCGAGACAATGCGCGCCCAGGCCATGTTCGCGCAGGCGGCGATACACCACATCGAGCGCCGCCGTCTTCTCGGCCACAAACAGCACGGTTTTGCCAACTGAAAGACAGTTGGCAATCATGTTGGCAATGGTCTGGCTCTTGCCAGTGCCGGGAGGACCGATGATGACAAAATCGCGACCCTCAGCGGCGGCAAGACTTGCGGCGGTCTGTGAGGAGTCGGCCGGCAGCAGCAAAACCATGTCGGACGGGGCATAGTGCCGGTCGAGTTCGCGCTCGTCGCGGAATGATGCGCCATTGCCCTCGAAAGCTATCTCCGGCGTGTCGATCAGATGGCGCACGACACGGTTTTCGCGCAGCGCATCGGTACGCTCGACCAGATCCTTCCACATGAGAAACTTGGCGAAGGAAAAGGTCGACAGCGCCGTCTCGTCCACCACCTCCATGCCGGGGACGTCGCGCACTGCCTGGCGCATAAGACCGAGCAGCCTCGGCACATCAACGCCGCTTTCGTCCTCGGGCAGCTCACCGGAAAACTGTGGCAGTTTGAGCTCGAAGTCGCGTTCGAGAAACTGCAACAAGGTTGCGTTGAATCGCGGTTCATCTTCATGGAAGCGCAAGGTAAAATGCGATGTTGCGCTGCGGCGCTCGATTTTGACCGGTACGAGCAGCAATGGCGCGCGATAGCTGCGCTCGTCCTCGGCCTTCTTCTTCCAGCGCAGGAAGCCGACCGCCAGGAAGAGCGTATTCGCGCCGCCCTCGGCAAAATCGTTGCGCACTTGCCGGTAAAGATCGATCAGCCGGGATTCCAATTGACGCCCATCGAGCGTCGACGGGAGCTCGTCGCGCAGAAGCGCTTCCGCGGCAAAGCCACGCTGGAGGTCACGTCCGTGCACCTCGCGATAGAGGACAGCATCCCGCTCGCCCAGTGGATTCTGTTCGGGGAGCGAAATCAGCCGGATCGAAGCGCCTGCCATCAGACGGTCCTCGAGGTAGCCGACGTCAGTACAAAGAAACGGAATTGTCTTCTTGGAGTCCGGAAAATTGAGCAGGCGGTTCCGCAGTGTCAAATCGAGGAGCTTTTTCTGCCAGCGGTCGATCCGTCCGGCCGCTGTCGTCGGCTTTACCTCGACGATCTCGACCGGCAGGGCTACCACGGCCGGTGCGGCTGGCAACGGCAACGCGATTTCGGTTGCCGCCTCTGCATCCACGCTGCGGCGCGTCGGTTCGTGCGAAGCAAGCGGTGTGATGCCGCCGCTGCGCGAGCGGCGTATATCGATGGCTGCGACAAAGGTGGCTACCTGCGTTTCGTCGAGCCGCTGTTCGATTGCGTGTTGGGCAGCCTCCAACGTCATCGCCGGCCGATGCGTCACGCCTGTCGTCTCAAACACGATGAGTTCGCGCGATGCCAGCGCCTTGCGGACCTCCATGGCATCGGGTTCAATGGCGTTGGCGAGCGTCCTTTGTGTCATCCAGACGCCGACGGCCGCGTGTCCCTGAAACATCAAAACGACGGGATGCAAGCCCGTCGCCTCCAGGGCGGACGCGAATAACAGACTGGTATCGAGACAGGTTGCCAGCTTTTCTGCCGTAATAATTGAGGGACGTCGAATTTTTTGGCCGCGGCTTTCGAAGCTCGCAGGTGGCTCTGCATAATGCAGCGATAGGCCAGCAATGGCCGAATAAATTGCGGCCGCCAGCATGAATGCGCGTTGCGGATTGCCGCTTTGATAGCCATCGAGGCTGGAAGGATGACCATGCGCTGCGAGCAGCTCCGCTGCGGAACGCAGCAGTCCTGCGATCGCCGGGTCGTTCGGCATGACGAATGCGGCGAGCAATTGCGCCATATCGACGACGCCACCCCATTCGTCGCGGGCAAGCAGGCGCACCGCAACGCGCTGCTCGGCCAGCACTGCGCCTCCTGAGGTTAGGCGCAACGTTATCTCCCCGCGCTCAGCCTCGTTGAGACCGGCCAGATAGCCGGCGTCGAGATCGATTTTTCGATCGCTTAAGGGAAGCCGGTCGCCAGCAACGATCCGATCAATTGTCCAGCTTTTGGCGCGCAAAAAAGGGGGGTTCGATGTCAGCTCGAGAGTGCATTTTTCGAAACCCTGCTGGGTCGGGTTGTTGAGCGCGATAGACCGGATCACCGGAATAGCATTTTGGAAGGACGCATATGTAAAGCTGGCGGCGATGTCCGCCACGACTTCTATTACGGGCGCGGCTGATATACCGGCAGCATCGCCAGTCTCCGAACTCGTTTCCATACCCCATCCCCTATTTTCATTTACGATAGAACTTTGCCGCCAGAATTTGAAAGTAAATTCTCGGTATGGTCGCCGCTTATGTCCAGCAGCATAGATTTCTAAAAGTGTTACCGCCCAGATAACGGTCGAAATGGAGACAGGCGATAATCGGTCGTCACGATTGGAGGGGATCCAAAAGTCGCGGAAATCGGAGCGCCGGCGCACGCTGCTGAAACCCAAGACGGGCAGGACGTCATCCGCAAATGTGTGGCGGTCCGGGCGCCATGGACCAAGCGTTGCGCGCCTATCGCGAGCGCTGTCGTGGCGCCTATCGCGGACTCGGACCCAGCCCGACAGTGACGGCGAACCTCGATCGGCCTATCGGTGAGGCGGTCGAATTCCGCCCATAGACTATCGAAAGGCACGCACTTCCAGCTCTATCTCCTCGTACGCGTTGCCGGCTACCTAAATTCGTGCGCGCGGTCCAATGCCTTTGATTGCTGATGTCGTTGTGGAGACGTTTGATCGCTGAAGCATTTGTTTGCTGACCTAGCGGCGCGGGGGGAGGTCATTTATTGGGTACATCTCCAGCACTCTATGTGCGATCGCGAGGAAAATTTGTCCAGACAAGCGAATTCATCGAATCTGGACTAATCAATAAGTATAATGATGGTAAGATTCGGGGGGCAGGAATGGCCGAGGTTGGACTTTTGGAATGGGCGGATAAGCAGCCCGACTGGATTAGGGATGCCTTAAGAAGACACGCCGCGCGGCCGGGCTTCAACCTCGAGCAGGAGGATAAGGCCGGTGTAACAGCTCGGGTCCGCCACGTCGGTGGATTTACCGCTGATCTGCCCGAATGCTCTCCGCTCTCGGCGGAGCATTTGAGGGCCAACAGTTCGAACGAGCCGCGCGCGGTGCTTTGCTCACTCGGCCCCGTCAAGCATTTGAACCGCCTCGCCGAAGAGCAGCAACTGCGTTTCGCCACCGATGGCATCACCATTATCTACGGCGACAATGGAAGCGGAAAGAGCGGCTATTGCCGGATCGCGAAGAAGCTTTGCCGTAGTCTGACGGCGGATGATCTTCTTGGCAACGTGTTCGAGATCGGCACCAAACCGCCAGCCGAAGTGCTTGTCCGGTTTCTCGAAGAGGGTGCTACGGAACCGACCCCCATAACCTGGAAGGACGGAACGCTGCCCCCCGCGTCAATTGCACGGATCTCCGTTTTCGACTCCGCGAACGCTCGCCTCTACGTCGATAAGCAAAACCGTATCGGTTTTCTGCCCGCAGCCATCGCGCTTCTCGAAAGCCATGGACGTCACCGCACCGAGCTCGAAGCCGACTTCCGGGAAGAAATCAAAGCGATCGAAAAGAACCTAAAGACACCATTGCCGAGTGGGTACACAGCTGCCGGCGCGGTCGTAAAGCTGCTGGCTCGTCTCGAAATCAAGTCAAAGGACGTGATGCCTTCCGCAGCCGAAATCAAAAACCTCGCTGCCCTCTCAGAGCAGGACATGGCTGATCTCGCTGGCCTCGAACAGGCTCTGGCAAGCGACCCTTCAACGATGGCGACAAAGCGTCGGCGTGCCAAGGCGGCCTTGGAAAAACTGCTGACTGCATCTGAACAGATCGACGCGGCTCTCTCAGCGGCGGCCCTCGAGATTTATCGCAATCTATATGCAACAGCCGATTCTACAGCGCAGGCTGCACAACTTGCCGCCTCAGGAGCGTTCGCGACTATGCCGTTGAGCGGCGTTGGGCTTTCTCCCTGGCGGTATATGTTCGACCATGCACGAGCCTATTTAGCGAGCGTCACTGGCATCGATCATCAGCACTTGCCAGATCAGGAAGGCGATCGTTGCATGCTCTGCCAGGAGCCGATGACGGCGGACGCCGCGGGGCGGATCCAATCCTTCAATGACTTCGTAACGGGCGCCGCAAATAAGGCGGCGCAAGTCGCATCTATTGCCCATGAAGAGGCCCTGCGCCAAATCAAAGGACTCACCATTGCGACCGGGGAGGCGGTTGAGGCGGCTCTCGGAGAGTTTGGCGATCTGTCCGCCGCACGCAAGGCGATGGTGGCCCTGATCTCGGCATATTATGTCGAGGCAGGTAAAAGGCGTGATGCAATTGTCGTTGCGGCTGCGCTGTCCGAGTACGCTGCGTTCCCGCAACTTGCGGCGCCAGTTGCATCGAAACTCCGAACGGAGGCGGAGGCGCTAGAGGCCGAAGCGCTGACGGACGACAAGGCAGCGGCCGACGACGGGAACCGCGCTACCGATCGAGCTCGTCGCGATACACTCAAGGATCGGAAAAAACTGGGCGACGATCTCACCATCGTTCTCGCGCGCTTGGCGAATCTCGAAGAGCGGCGCAAGCTTCTCTCATGCTGCGATGCTGTCGAAACAGGCTCGGTGTCACGGCAGATGACGTCGCTTCGACGAAGCCTCGTCATGCAGGATCTCGAAAAGCGCGTCGTCGCCGAGATTGAGACTCTGGCGTTAACGCACATCCCGTTCGCAGTTAATGATCGTAGTCAAGATGGGCAGAGCTATTTCGAGGTCGGGCTCAACGCGGCAAAAGCGATCTCAAACAGCAAGGTCTTAAGCGAAGGAGAGCAGCGCGCGCTTGCCCTGGCCTGTTTCTTAGCCGAGGTCGGAGGAGACACATCGCGTCAAGGCATGATCATCGACGACCCCGTGTCATCTCTCGACCATGTTCGGATCAGGCGGGTCGCGGCAAGGCTCGTAAAAGAAGCGGCCACAGGACGTCAGATTATTATTTTCACCCATAATCTTCTGTTCTTCAACGAGGTGGTTGACGCAGCTGCGCAGGCCAATCCGCCGATTCCCCTTGTTCGAAACTACATCAACAAGTCCGAATCTGCCGGTTTTGGCTTGATTAGCGAAACTGACGAGCCGTGGATCGCACAGTCTGTCACGAAGCGCATCGAGACTCTCAAGACGCGCCTGAAGAGCTTCGACGGCGCCACTGATTTCACCACCGATGCTTGGCGAAGGTCAGCGAAGGATTTCTACAGCGATCTTCGGGAAACCTGGGAGAGGCTCGTTGAAGAAATCCTGCTCGGTAAAGTCGTCGAGCGATTTAACAGCGATGTCAAGACACAGAGCCTGAAGGGTGTGGTGGTCGAGGACGAAGACCACAAGCGAATCTATTGGGCCATGAAGCGAGTTTCGGAGCGTTCTGGACATGACATGGCGTCCGCCAAGGCCATTCCAGTTCCAACACCAAACGATATGAAGAGCGATCTTGATGGAATTGACCAATATCGTATCGACACCACCAAACGAAAAAAGGATGCCGAAAAGCGCCGGATTGAATTCGAACAGCCTCCCAAGGCGACTGTACTCTAGCCTAATGACTATTGTCGTGTATTACTGGCCCTCACTGGCTTCATCCTGCTGCGCATGCCGGTGTCCGCCTGCCGCGGGCGAAGCCGACGTGACGAGGAAGTATCGCGAGGGCGCCAAGCCATCAATGGCTGTGCGCTCGCTCTTCATCTTGGATTTCAGCGCCGAGAAGCCTGACCGCTGGTAGTGCTTCGCCTGCACAATGTCGCCGCCGGCAAGGGCATGTCGACCATCCATCGCGTCGTCCGGTCCCTC is a window encoding:
- a CDS encoding DUF3320 domain-containing protein, which codes for METSSETGDAAGISAAPVIEVVADIAASFTYASFQNAIPVIRSIALNNPTQQGFEKCTLELTSNPPFLRAKSWTIDRIVAGDRLPLSDRKIDLDAGYLAGLNEAERGEITLRLTSGGAVLAEQRVAVRLLARDEWGGVVDMAQLLAAFVMPNDPAIAGLLRSAAELLAAHGHPSSLDGYQSGNPQRAFMLAAAIYSAIAGLSLHYAEPPASFESRGQKIRRPSIITAEKLATCLDTSLLFASALEATGLHPVVLMFQGHAAVGVWMTQRTLANAIEPDAMEVRKALASRELIVFETTGVTHRPAMTLEAAQHAIEQRLDETQVATFVAAIDIRRSRSGGITPLASHEPTRRSVDAEAATEIALPLPAAPAVVALPVEIVEVKPTTAAGRIDRWQKKLLDLTLRNRLLNFPDSKKTIPFLCTDVGYLEDRLMAGASIRLISLPEQNPLGERDAVLYREVHGRDLQRGFAAEALLRDELPSTLDGRQLESRLIDLYRQVRNDFAEGGANTLFLAVGFLRWKKKAEDERSYRAPLLLVPVKIERRSATSHFTLRFHEDEPRFNATLLQFLERDFELKLPQFSGELPEDESGVDVPRLLGLMRQAVRDVPGMEVVDETALSTFSFAKFLMWKDLVERTDALRENRVVRHLIDTPEIAFEGNGASFRDERELDRHYAPSDMVLLLPADSSQTAASLAAAEGRDFVIIGPPGTGKSQTIANMIANCLSVGKTVLFVAEKTAALDVVYRRLREHGLGAHCLELHSSKADRRNFLTQLRISWESGVRVDAAEWIAINERLRVRRDELNAYVEALHRHHVNGLTPYLALGIALKNKRQHAPRLSWPSRDSHDEANRLALEHIAAETGLAFQSVEMRSVLRLIDVTEWTSGWQDNLLEGAKTLKNASEVLATALDAFLVSIGLRAKGDASKAELEALRKLAAALQDSAGYDVSIVFDRDFAQLRGALATLNEAIGDYRKSRKDLSARYDEAAVARIRVEDIEQQWQQAASAFWPNSQLGKRKVQKLLQGYVTEGVADPQHDLLLLRLMQDRRATVEANILSGKPIGFAALDTDTHRIDQILSMAERLRQTLRLPGLGTEDFKALLQATAPSLRSGAADSTMRYGAARFLAASAAFEAAKTQFAIPAGKTPSWAEHDNPLTELTTAMGDLLDARHLLRDWTSWCGIRRRAVSHNLGALVDDIEAGLVRPAEAQSAFRLAYVRWWLPATLDADPVLRNFRRFQHEHAIEDFREIDDLVRAQASLRVISAIAHGLPAVQGVPRNSELGLLRHQMELQRPSRSIREMIGAMPTSFAKLAPCMLMSPLSIAQYLPPDQALFDVVIFDEASQITTWDAVGAIARAHQTIIVGDPKQLPPTNFFGRNEEDEEVVEHEKDLESILDEAKAAGIPVRDLRWHYRSRNESLIAFSNHHYYQNRLITFPSPTVEDRAVQLRKITTGIYDRGKSRTNRIEAQAVTDEAVSRMRRWLALPEKDRPTLGVITFNAQQQSLILDLFDKARQTEPELEWFFADERIEPAIVKNLENVQGDERDIILFSITFSQDNAGKRSMDFGALNRDGGERRLNVAVTRARQELIVFSGFAADQIDPNRTKAIGVQHLKAFLDFAERGAVALPAQERGSVGALESPFEEAVAAELEKRGWTIVPQVGISGFRVDIGIRHPDLAGAYLAGVECDGATYHSSATARDRDKVREQVLRGLGWNIVRVWSTDWWFDLEGCTERLHASLAALLEESRRKQAEQQESEAAIHWDMGHKVDPMDPLPAEDLASAGEPEHPSIKSEPELVAAPLATGERPSASAGILPAAAHSTHDTVPTGGRYRLTDLTGFSTSPDQFYDFVYRGTLRSMVDAVIEQEGPLRDDVLAQRIARAHGWLRTGNKIRERIDLHLREFDRTEESSGSFLWKRGTVVDLLDYRMPFDADARRSIADIPIAELAAVVVANEDILEQSDPALDLARLLGVERLAAISRSRLDEAIDRAQRNLAST
- a CDS encoding AAA family ATPase, which translates into the protein MAEVGLLEWADKQPDWIRDALRRHAARPGFNLEQEDKAGVTARVRHVGGFTADLPECSPLSAEHLRANSSNEPRAVLCSLGPVKHLNRLAEEQQLRFATDGITIIYGDNGSGKSGYCRIAKKLCRSLTADDLLGNVFEIGTKPPAEVLVRFLEEGATEPTPITWKDGTLPPASIARISVFDSANARLYVDKQNRIGFLPAAIALLESHGRHRTELEADFREEIKAIEKNLKTPLPSGYTAAGAVVKLLARLEIKSKDVMPSAAEIKNLAALSEQDMADLAGLEQALASDPSTMATKRRRAKAALEKLLTASEQIDAALSAAALEIYRNLYATADSTAQAAQLAASGAFATMPLSGVGLSPWRYMFDHARAYLASVTGIDHQHLPDQEGDRCMLCQEPMTADAAGRIQSFNDFVTGAANKAAQVASIAHEEALRQIKGLTIATGEAVEAALGEFGDLSAARKAMVALISAYYVEAGKRRDAIVVAAALSEYAAFPQLAAPVASKLRTEAEALEAEALTDDKAAADDGNRATDRARRDTLKDRKKLGDDLTIVLARLANLEERRKLLSCCDAVETGSVSRQMTSLRRSLVMQDLEKRVVAEIETLALTHIPFAVNDRSQDGQSYFEVGLNAAKAISNSKVLSEGEQRALALACFLAEVGGDTSRQGMIIDDPVSSLDHVRIRRVAARLVKEAATGRQIIIFTHNLLFFNEVVDAAAQANPPIPLVRNYINKSESAGFGLISETDEPWIAQSVTKRIETLKTRLKSFDGATDFTTDAWRRSAKDFYSDLRETWERLVEEILLGKVVERFNSDVKTQSLKGVVVEDEDHKRIYWAMKRVSERSGHDMASAKAIPVPTPNDMKSDLDGIDQYRIDTTKRKKDAEKRRIEFEQPPKATVL